Proteins co-encoded in one Arthrobacter globiformis genomic window:
- a CDS encoding FG-GAP-like repeat-containing protein — protein sequence MTNPMQVEADYTSFHVDRRPKSRRTSWLGVRRGGGGSAGLRLRGPRNLGLTALLAALLLALSALVVPATAVAAAGDVGVEDFSHSGTGTPTGTKRQTNALWFNDGIWWGNLWDTASSDFHIFRFNAATSSWVDTGVATETRANTHHDVLWDGKTLFVASYRFVNDGLPFEPNFPSTMRRYSYNSSTKTYSLLTSERIHNNKVETMSIDKDSTGRVWATWQQGNRIFLNVTGTDGITWGTPFAHPASLSNVSVDDTSAVIAFGGAGNGKMGVMWSRQLGDATDGMYWSFHVDGASNSTWSAPVAAVKGLRSGDDHMNLKWLDSTGGRVFAATKTSNTSASLPLIQLLVLNNTTSTWSAHTIATVSECPNRVIVMIDESTQRLRTFATYPKPSGTTNAGVCTSSGGAIYEKSTSLSNISFTTAKTARIVDADQYVHNVTSTKQNLNSAAQGTLNSGLLLLADVNATSRYWHSYEAPIGGGDTTAPTVTATSPAAGAPGVAVTANVTGTFSEAMNASTFTSGTFTLKAGATTVPAAVTYNSTDRVATLNPDTGLTAGTTYTATIRGTSGGVKDAAGNALAADKTWTFTTAAAGGTGGVTTVSQDFNGDGRADLIARDSSGVLWSYLGNGTGSFPTRIRVGAGWSVMTAISAAGDLTGDGRADLVARDTSGVLWTYRGNGNGTFPTRIRVGAGWNIMNAISAAGDLTGDGRADLVARDTSGVLWTYRGNGNGTFPTRIRVGAGWNIMNAISATGDLTGDGRADLVARDTSGVLWTYRGNGNGTFPTRIRVGAGWNIMNAISATGDLTGDGRADLVARDTSGVLWTYRGNGAGTFPTRVRAGAGWNIMNALS from the coding sequence ATGACCAACCCTATGCAGGTCGAGGCGGACTACACATCTTTTCACGTGGACAGGCGCCCTAAAAGCCGCAGGACTTCCTGGCTTGGCGTAAGGCGGGGAGGTGGTGGCTCCGCTGGTCTTCGTCTGCGCGGGCCGCGGAATCTGGGCCTCACCGCATTGCTGGCAGCGCTGCTGTTGGCGCTGAGTGCCCTGGTGGTGCCGGCTACGGCGGTGGCTGCTGCTGGTGATGTTGGGGTTGAGGATTTCTCGCATTCGGGGACGGGGACGCCCACGGGTACGAAGCGGCAGACGAATGCATTGTGGTTCAACGACGGGATCTGGTGGGGGAACCTGTGGGACACTGCCAGCTCGGATTTTCATATCTTCCGGTTCAACGCCGCGACGAGCTCGTGGGTCGATACGGGTGTGGCGACGGAGACGCGGGCGAACACTCATCATGACGTGTTGTGGGACGGGAAGACCTTGTTTGTGGCGAGCTATCGGTTCGTTAATGACGGTCTGCCGTTTGAGCCGAACTTCCCGTCGACAATGCGGCGTTACAGCTACAACTCGAGTACGAAGACGTACTCGCTGCTGACTTCTGAAAGAATCCACAACAACAAGGTTGAGACCATGTCCATCGACAAGGACTCGACTGGTCGGGTGTGGGCCACCTGGCAGCAGGGGAACCGGATCTTTCTGAACGTCACCGGCACGGATGGCATAACGTGGGGGACGCCGTTCGCGCATCCTGCGTCGTTGAGCAACGTGTCTGTGGACGACACGTCGGCTGTGATCGCCTTCGGCGGAGCCGGCAACGGCAAGATGGGTGTGATGTGGAGCCGGCAGCTCGGTGACGCCACCGACGGCATGTACTGGAGCTTCCACGTCGATGGGGCCTCGAACTCCACCTGGTCCGCTCCTGTGGCGGCGGTGAAGGGGCTGCGCAGCGGTGATGACCACATGAACCTGAAATGGCTTGACTCGACGGGTGGGCGGGTCTTCGCCGCAACTAAAACTTCGAACACGTCGGCGTCCCTGCCGCTGATCCAGCTGTTGGTATTGAATAACACGACATCAACATGGTCGGCGCACACGATCGCGACCGTGTCGGAGTGCCCCAACCGGGTGATCGTCATGATTGATGAGAGCACGCAGAGGCTGCGTACCTTCGCTACCTATCCGAAGCCGAGTGGCACGACGAACGCCGGTGTCTGCACAAGCTCGGGGGGTGCGATTTACGAGAAGTCCACGTCGCTGAGCAATATCAGCTTCACCACCGCGAAGACGGCCCGCATTGTGGACGCCGACCAGTACGTCCACAACGTAACGTCAACGAAGCAGAACCTCAACAGTGCGGCGCAGGGCACGCTCAACAGCGGTCTGCTATTGCTCGCCGATGTGAACGCCACAAGCCGGTACTGGCACTCTTACGAAGCCCCTATCGGCGGTGGTGACACGACGGCTCCGACGGTGACGGCTACGTCCCCGGCTGCTGGGGCACCTGGTGTGGCGGTGACGGCGAACGTGACCGGGACGTTCTCGGAGGCGATGAATGCGTCGACGTTCACGTCGGGCACGTTCACGCTGAAGGCGGGTGCGACGACGGTGCCGGCCGCTGTGACGTACAACAGCACGGACAGGGTTGCGACGTTGAACCCGGATACGGGTCTGACGGCGGGTACGACGTACACGGCGACGATCAGGGGCACCTCCGGCGGGGTGAAGGATGCTGCCGGTAACGCGTTGGCCGCGGACAAGACCTGGACCTTCACCACGGCTGCCGCTGGTGGGACAGGCGGAGTCACCACCGTTTCGCAGGACTTCAACGGCGATGGGCGTGCTGACCTGATTGCCCGGGATTCCAGCGGGGTGCTCTGGTCCTACCTGGGCAATGGCACCGGCAGCTTCCCCACCAGGATCCGGGTTGGTGCAGGCTGGAGCGTGATGACCGCGATCAGCGCCGCCGGTGACCTCACCGGTGACGGACGCGCAGACCTGGTAGCCCGGGACACGAGCGGAGTGCTGTGGACCTACCGCGGCAACGGCAACGGCACTTTCCCGACGAGGATCCGGGTTGGCGCAGGCTGGAACATTATGAACGCGATCAGTGCCGCCGGTGACCTCACCGGTGACGGACGCGCAGACCTGGTAGCCCGGGACACGAGCGGAGTGCTGTGGACCTACCGCGGCAACGGCAACGGCACTTTCCCGACGAGGATCCGGGTTGGCGCAGGCTGGAACATTATGAACGCGATCAGCGCCACCGGTGACCTCACCGGTGACGGCCGCGCAGACCTGGTAGCCCGGGACACGAGCGGAGTGCTGTGGACCTACCGCGGCAACGGCAACGGCACTTTCCCGACGAGGATCCGGGTTGGCGCAGGCTGGAACATTATGAACGCGATCAGCGCCACCGGTGACCTCACCGGTGACGGCCGCGCTGATCTGGTCGCCCGGGACACGAGTGGAGTGCTGTGGACCTACCGCGGCAACGGAGCAGGTACCTTCCCAACCAGGGTTAGGGCCGGGGCAGGCTGGAACATCATGAATGCATTGAGCTAA
- a CDS encoding winged helix DNA-binding domain-containing protein produces the protein MEPHEVLRTRLAGQQLREPRAATAEDALKNLLAVQAQEFPYARWSVAQRTTGATADDVEQAVANGRILRTHILRPTWHFVHRDDLPWLRALSAPRLHQANGGTYRRTGIDDAAASRSAGVLAEAVSGGAHLTREQLAVRLQGAGIPAKGLALAYLIMHAEISGVLVSGAPVRSPGGSLRQTYAAFDERVAGAAPPAVPSREESLAALALRYFGSRGPATVRDCADWSGLTMTDVRKGLALADEIDPGAVVAASFDSAEFHLRPTEAVGEAPGRGENPEQPQIDLVQCYDEYIMGYSVSRHYFGGTAPAYPFGDNPMHVVLLDGVMAGSWRHSLVRRGSAAQRCELDIRLSRPLGQELENALEVAVARYGDFLGMPVVRVRVGT, from the coding sequence ATGGAACCCCATGAGGTGCTGCGGACCCGGCTGGCCGGCCAGCAGCTGAGGGAGCCGCGGGCAGCCACGGCGGAGGATGCCCTGAAAAACCTGCTGGCGGTCCAGGCGCAGGAGTTTCCCTATGCTCGCTGGTCGGTGGCCCAGCGGACCACCGGCGCCACAGCGGACGACGTTGAGCAGGCCGTCGCCAATGGACGGATCCTCCGGACCCACATCCTGCGGCCCACCTGGCATTTTGTGCACCGCGATGACCTGCCGTGGCTCCGGGCCTTGTCCGCACCGCGGCTGCACCAGGCGAACGGCGGCACGTACCGCAGGACCGGGATCGACGATGCGGCAGCGTCCCGTTCCGCCGGCGTGCTGGCGGAAGCGGTGTCTGGCGGGGCGCACCTCACCCGTGAGCAGCTGGCTGTCAGGCTGCAGGGCGCGGGTATCCCGGCCAAGGGACTCGCCCTCGCATACCTGATCATGCATGCCGAGATCAGCGGGGTGCTGGTGAGTGGCGCTCCCGTCCGCAGTCCCGGCGGCTCGCTGCGGCAGACGTACGCCGCGTTCGATGAGCGAGTGGCCGGGGCCGCTCCGCCCGCCGTGCCCTCGCGGGAGGAATCGTTGGCGGCGCTCGCGCTGAGGTATTTCGGGAGCCGCGGGCCTGCAACCGTCCGGGACTGCGCGGACTGGTCCGGACTCACGATGACTGATGTGCGCAAGGGGTTGGCGCTGGCGGACGAGATCGATCCGGGCGCCGTCGTTGCCGCCAGCTTCGACAGCGCCGAGTTCCATCTCCGGCCGACGGAGGCTGTCGGGGAGGCACCGGGGCGGGGCGAGAACCCAGAACAGCCGCAGATCGACCTGGTCCAGTGCTACGACGAATACATCATGGGCTATTCGGTCTCACGGCACTATTTCGGCGGAACCGCGCCCGCGTATCCCTTTGGCGACAACCCGATGCATGTGGTCCTGCTCGACGGGGTAATGGCGGGCTCCTGGCGGCATTCCCTGGTCCGACGCGGTTCCGCCGCACAGCGCTGCGAACTGGACATCCGGCTCTCCCGGCCGCTCGGACAAGAGCTGGAAAATGCGCTGGAGGTGGCAGTTGCCAGATACGGGGACTTCCTCGGCATGCCTGTAGTCCGGGTTCGGGTGGGCACCTGA